A DNA window from Bradyrhizobium barranii subsp. barranii contains the following coding sequences:
- a CDS encoding ABC-F family ATP-binding cassette domain-containing protein, with the protein MIRLDNVSKQAGHQILFIEASAALNKGEKIGLVGPNGAGKTTLFRMIAGEELPDEGQVSTDRGITIGYFNQDVGEMSGRSAVAEVMDGAGPVSEVAAELRELEAAMADPDKADQMDEIIARYGEVQHAFEELDGYALDGRAREALSGLGFSQEMMDGDVGKLSGGWKMRVALARILLMRPDVMLLDEPSNHLDLESLIWLEKFLHDFDGTLLMTSHDREFINRVISKVIEIDSGSLTTYTGDYEFYEQQRAQNEKQQQAQFERQQAMLAKEIKFIERFKARASHAAQVQSRVKKLDKIERVEPPRRRQTVAFDFPPAPRSGEDVVALKNVHKGYGSKRIYDGLDFMIRRRERWCVMGVNGAGKSTLLKLIAGASEPDEGTVAVGGSVKMGYFAQHAMDLLDGERTVFQSLEDQFPTAGQGSLRALAGCFGFSGDDVEKRCRVLSGGEKARLVMAKMLFDPPNFLVLDEPTNHLDLATKEMLITALADFEGTMLFVSHDRHFLATLSNRVLELTPEGIHQFGGGYTEYVARTGQEAPGLRS; encoded by the coding sequence ATGATCCGCCTCGACAACGTCAGCAAGCAAGCCGGCCACCAGATCCTGTTCATCGAAGCCTCCGCCGCCCTCAACAAGGGCGAGAAGATCGGCCTCGTCGGCCCGAACGGCGCGGGAAAGACCACGCTGTTCCGGATGATCGCCGGTGAGGAACTGCCCGATGAAGGGCAGGTTTCGACCGATCGCGGCATTACCATCGGCTATTTCAACCAGGACGTCGGCGAGATGAGCGGCCGCAGCGCCGTGGCCGAGGTGATGGATGGTGCAGGTCCCGTGAGCGAGGTCGCAGCCGAATTGCGCGAGCTCGAGGCCGCTATGGCCGACCCCGACAAGGCCGACCAGATGGACGAGATCATCGCGCGGTATGGCGAGGTGCAGCACGCGTTCGAGGAGCTCGACGGCTACGCGCTCGACGGCCGCGCGCGCGAGGCGCTGTCCGGCCTCGGCTTCAGCCAGGAGATGATGGACGGCGACGTCGGCAAGCTTTCCGGCGGCTGGAAGATGCGCGTGGCGCTGGCGCGTATTCTCTTGATGCGCCCCGACGTCATGCTGCTCGACGAGCCGAGCAACCATCTCGATCTCGAAAGCCTGATCTGGCTAGAAAAATTCCTGCACGATTTCGACGGCACGCTGCTGATGACCTCGCATGATCGCGAGTTCATCAACCGCGTGATCTCCAAGGTGATCGAGATCGATTCCGGATCGCTCACGACCTATACCGGCGATTACGAGTTCTATGAGCAGCAGCGGGCGCAGAACGAGAAGCAGCAGCAGGCGCAGTTCGAGCGCCAGCAGGCCATGCTCGCCAAGGAGATCAAGTTCATCGAGCGCTTCAAGGCGCGCGCATCTCATGCGGCCCAGGTGCAGAGCCGGGTGAAGAAGCTCGACAAGATCGAGCGGGTGGAGCCGCCGCGCCGCCGCCAGACCGTGGCGTTCGATTTCCCGCCGGCGCCGCGCTCGGGCGAGGACGTCGTGGCGCTCAAGAACGTCCACAAGGGTTACGGCAGCAAGCGCATCTATGACGGCCTCGATTTCATGATCCGCCGCAGGGAGCGCTGGTGCGTGATGGGCGTCAACGGCGCCGGCAAGTCGACGCTGCTCAAGCTCATCGCCGGTGCGAGCGAGCCGGACGAGGGCACGGTGGCAGTCGGCGGCAGCGTCAAGATGGGCTATTTCGCCCAGCACGCGATGGATCTGCTCGACGGTGAGCGCACCGTGTTTCAGTCGCTGGAGGATCAGTTTCCGACCGCGGGGCAGGGGTCGTTGCGCGCGCTCGCCGGCTGCTTCGGCTTCTCCGGCGACGACGTCGAGAAGCGCTGCCGCGTGCTGTCGGGCGGCGAGAAGGCGCGCCTCGTGATGGCCAAGATGCTGTTCGATCCGCCGAACTTTTTGGTGCTGGACGAGCCGACCAACCATCTCGACCTCGCCACCAAGGAGATGCTGATCACGGCGCTGGCGGATTTCGAGGGCACCATGCTGTTCGTCTCGCATGACCGCCACTTCCTGGCGACGCTGTCGAACCGCGTGCTGGAACTGACGCCGGAAGGCATCCACCAGTTCGGTGGCGGCTACACGGAATATGTCGCGCGCACCGGGCAGGAAGCGCCGGGGTTGCGGTCTTAA
- a CDS encoding IS3-like element ISRj2 family transposase (programmed frameshift): MTKKSRRTHSPAFKAKVALAAVKGDKTLAELAQLFDVHPNQITIWKNQLLEGAAGVFGHDKTSAETPVDLKALHAKIGELALENGFFVRRAHQGGPAERKAMIDRDHDLSIVRQAKVLKLARSTVYYEPRPVSAEDLALMRRLDELHLDYPFAGARMLRSLLRREGVYAGRRHIATLMKRMGIEAVYRRPNTSKPAPGHKIYPYLLRGLKIERPDHAWAMDITYIPMRRGFVYLAAVVDVFSRRVLAHRVSITMEAAFCVEAVQEALAKHGRPEIFNTDQGSQFTSLEFTDVLLDAKIAISMDGKGAWRDNVFVERLWRTVKYEEVYLRAYDSVSEARASIAKYLAFYNQGRPHSSLDGRTPDEAYFGTQAMVMAA, from the exons ATGACGAAGAAGAGCCGCCGGACGCATTCTCCGGCATTCAAGGCGAAGGTTGCTTTGGCTGCGGTCAAAGGCGACAAGACACTGGCGGAGCTGGCGCAACTGTTTGATGTTCATCCGAACCAGATCACGATCTGGAAAAACCAGCTCCTGGAAGGCGCCGCCGGCGTGTTTGGGCATGACAAGACATCGGCCGAGACGCCGGTCGATTTGAAGGCGTTACATGCCAAGATCGGCGAGCTGGCGTTGGAAAACG GATTTTTTGTCCGGCGCGCTCACCAAGGCGGGCCTGCTGAGCGCAAAGCGATGATCGACCGCGATCATGATCTTTCTATCGTGCGCCAGGCGAAGGTCCTGAAGCTGGCTCGCAGCACGGTCTACTATGAACCTCGGCCAGTTTCGGCCGAGGACCTTGCCTTGATGCGTCGGCTCGATGAGCTGCATCTCGATTATCCCTTCGCGGGAGCGCGTATGCTGCGATCGTTGCTGCGGCGGGAGGGCGTATACGCCGGTCGCCGCCACATCGCGACGCTGATGAAGCGCATGGGGATCGAGGCGGTCTATCGTCGCCCGAACACGAGCAAGCCGGCTCCGGGTCACAAGATCTACCCGTACCTGTTGCGCGGATTGAAGATCGAGCGGCCCGACCATGCGTGGGCAATGGACATCACCTACATTCCGATGCGGCGTGGCTTCGTCTATCTCGCGGCGGTCGTCGATGTGTTCAGCCGACGGGTCCTGGCCCATCGCGTCTCGATCACAATGGAGGCGGCCTTCTGCGTCGAAGCGGTCCAGGAGGCGTTGGCGAAGCACGGCAGGCCCGAGATTTTCAACACGGATCAGGGCAGCCAGTTCACCAGCCTCGAGTTCACCGATGTGCTGCTGGACGCGAAGATCGCCATCAGCATGGACGGCAAGGGCGCCTGGCGCGACAACGTGTTTGTCGAGCGGCTCTGGCGCACGGTCAAATACGAAGAAGTATATCTCCGCGCCTACGACAGCGTGTCCGAGGCGCGAGCGTCAATTGCCAAGTATCTGGCCTTCTACAATCAGGGACGCCCTCACTCGAGCCTTGACGGGCGCACGCCCGACGAGGCTTACTTCGGCACGCAAGCTATGGTGATGGCCGCATGA
- a CDS encoding alkaline phosphatase family protein encodes MKAFLSLISSISLAASLAGTAIPAHADQDDNGRDRGFDNSRDRDHHHGHRSPPVVVISLDGAKPDFIQQFIDEGVLPRDGALARLSRHGAVAQQNITASPSLTAVSHIEIATGSTAVHNDIPSNTYQAIVGPVTSSLSGFAAPIGGYRESPLGPSPRPTALPLWVQLRQQGRKVVTATWPGGDGADISINGTVVQPAQPIRITDYTVPFGAFGGIGAQGFSLTSADFAADPAVATALQAAGRFSFSPVLATSAPIETFSCASAPTATCTNAATQDIKYAIRVAALDTTNDSRVNYDTLVFFDATRGITAGPFKPPATGPAYAKFGGENAPFFFDGSGAKVGAAYFVSQLAPDLSVVRFARYGANFIPRNAPVLTDVDDINNTIGFWRPQADFRIPERLSPGFTNFPDIEIEAMFEDMVKTFVRYQADIGERAILNNPDADLVMVYIEQPDGSEHQFLLTDPRQGTNPKDPNSIGANQDAAKVARYKSYIRFAYQTADKAVKRIADAAGPDSNVIVVSDHGFAPFHTSVSMANILKNAGIDTTKVAIRTSGPAANIYVNLQQREQGGTVDPATYKALVTQITEAVRNAVDPNPKFNGSLEDGRLFTVVETRPLQCEAGLGQCTSKTIGQDFGDVFALMAPGYNFDGIQSPGVARLGDAPFNAATTTLSMPNFYGAHGHDPKLPVMSATFIAAGPQIRNNTTIRRMHNLDVAPTIMQILRAGPANSDSSLSGFSA; translated from the coding sequence ATGAAAGCGTTCCTCTCCCTGATCTCGTCGATATCGCTCGCCGCATCGCTGGCCGGCACCGCAATTCCCGCGCACGCCGATCAGGACGACAACGGCCGCGACCGCGGCTTCGACAATTCCAGGGATCGGGACCATCATCACGGACACCGCTCACCGCCGGTAGTCGTCATCTCGCTCGACGGTGCAAAGCCCGATTTCATCCAGCAATTTATCGACGAAGGCGTACTGCCGCGCGACGGCGCTCTGGCGCGGCTGAGCCGCCATGGCGCGGTGGCGCAGCAAAACATCACGGCGTCGCCGTCACTTACCGCCGTCTCGCATATCGAGATCGCCACCGGCTCGACCGCCGTCCACAACGACATTCCCTCGAACACCTACCAGGCGATCGTCGGGCCGGTTACGTCGAGCCTCAGCGGTTTCGCCGCGCCGATCGGCGGCTATCGCGAGAGCCCGCTCGGGCCCTCGCCGCGTCCGACGGCATTGCCGCTGTGGGTGCAACTGCGCCAGCAGGGCAGGAAAGTCGTCACTGCGACGTGGCCGGGCGGCGACGGCGCCGACATCTCGATCAACGGCACGGTGGTGCAACCGGCCCAGCCGATCCGCATCACCGACTACACCGTGCCGTTCGGCGCATTCGGCGGTATCGGCGCCCAGGGCTTTTCGCTCACATCGGCGGACTTCGCCGCCGATCCGGCCGTGGCCACGGCCCTCCAGGCGGCTGGCCGCTTCTCGTTCAGCCCGGTGCTGGCAACCTCCGCGCCGATCGAGACGTTCTCATGCGCATCCGCTCCGACCGCAACCTGCACCAACGCGGCTACCCAGGACATTAAATACGCGATCCGGGTAGCGGCGCTCGACACCACCAATGACAGCAGGGTGAACTACGACACGCTTGTGTTCTTCGACGCCACGCGCGGCATTACGGCTGGACCGTTCAAGCCCCCGGCGACCGGACCGGCCTATGCGAAGTTCGGTGGCGAGAACGCGCCGTTCTTCTTCGACGGCAGCGGCGCCAAGGTCGGTGCGGCCTACTTCGTCTCGCAGCTCGCGCCCGATCTCTCGGTGGTGCGCTTCGCCCGTTACGGCGCCAACTTCATTCCGCGCAACGCACCGGTCCTGACCGACGTCGACGACATCAACAACACTATCGGCTTCTGGCGTCCGCAGGCCGACTTCCGCATTCCGGAACGGCTGAGCCCGGGCTTCACCAATTTCCCGGACATCGAGATCGAGGCGATGTTCGAGGACATGGTCAAGACCTTCGTGCGCTATCAGGCCGATATCGGCGAGCGCGCCATCCTGAACAATCCCGACGCCGATCTCGTGATGGTCTATATCGAGCAGCCCGACGGCTCCGAGCATCAGTTCCTGCTCACCGACCCGCGCCAGGGCACCAACCCGAAGGACCCGAACTCGATCGGGGCCAACCAGGACGCAGCCAAGGTCGCCCGCTACAAGTCCTACATTCGCTTCGCCTATCAGACCGCGGACAAGGCGGTGAAGCGGATCGCCGATGCCGCAGGGCCGGACAGCAACGTCATCGTCGTGTCGGACCACGGCTTTGCGCCGTTCCACACCTCGGTCAGCATGGCCAATATCCTGAAGAACGCCGGCATCGACACCACCAAGGTGGCGATCCGCACCTCCGGTCCGGCGGCCAACATCTACGTCAACCTGCAACAGCGCGAACAGGGCGGCACTGTCGATCCTGCCACCTACAAGGCGCTGGTGACGCAGATCACCGAGGCCGTGAGGAATGCCGTCGATCCCAACCCCAAATTCAACGGTTCGCTCGAGGACGGGCGGCTGTTCACGGTGGTCGAGACCCGCCCGCTACAATGCGAGGCCGGGCTCGGACAGTGCACCAGCAAGACCATCGGTCAGGACTTTGGCGACGTATTCGCGCTGATGGCCCCGGGGTACAATTTCGACGGCATCCAGAGCCCCGGCGTCGCCCGGCTCGGCGATGCTCCGTTCAATGCGGCGACGACCACGCTGTCGATGCCAAACTTCTACGGTGCACACGGCCACGATCCCAAGCTGCCGGTGATGAGCGCGACCTTCATCGCCGCCGGCCCGCAGATCCGCAACAACACCACGATCCGACGCATGCACAATCTCGACGTCGCGCCGACCATCATGCAGATCCTGAGAGCTGGCCCCGCAAATTCGGACAGTAGCTTGAGTGGATTTTCTGCCTGA
- a CDS encoding class I SAM-dependent methyltransferase, which yields MITKLKEISTAPLPCKICSAEAALFGVVDFAKHCNEARGRRLPLLGKPVYYHRCQGCGFLFTDAFDDWSEANFKTEIYNDDYIEVDPDYREARPTTCAKLVQDLFGASKAELRVLDYGGGGGLLSTTLRSSGFLDAQTFDPFVADFSRPPQGKFDIVTCFETLEHMPDPTAGIAAIVSSTKETGLVLFSTLLQPPDFEAHGVNWWYVGPRNGHVSIFSRAALVRAWQNHGYLTASFNDNLHMAFRSLPGFAQHLLKQA from the coding sequence ATGATCACCAAACTGAAAGAGATTTCCACGGCGCCTCTGCCGTGCAAGATCTGCAGCGCAGAGGCCGCACTGTTCGGCGTGGTCGACTTCGCCAAACATTGCAACGAAGCGCGCGGCAGGCGGCTGCCGCTGTTGGGGAAGCCGGTCTATTACCACCGCTGCCAAGGCTGCGGGTTCCTGTTCACCGATGCATTCGACGACTGGAGCGAGGCGAACTTCAAGACCGAGATCTACAACGACGATTACATCGAAGTCGATCCCGACTACAGGGAGGCCCGGCCGACCACCTGCGCAAAACTGGTGCAGGATCTGTTTGGAGCCAGCAAGGCCGAGTTGCGCGTGCTTGATTATGGCGGCGGTGGCGGCCTGCTGAGCACGACGTTGCGCAGCTCCGGCTTCCTGGACGCGCAGACCTTCGATCCCTTCGTGGCCGATTTCTCGCGGCCGCCGCAGGGGAAATTCGATATCGTCACCTGCTTCGAGACGCTGGAGCACATGCCCGATCCGACGGCCGGCATCGCCGCCATCGTCTCGAGCACAAAGGAGACCGGACTCGTGCTGTTCTCCACGCTGCTGCAGCCGCCTGATTTCGAGGCGCACGGCGTCAATTGGTGGTATGTTGGCCCGCGCAACGGTCACGTCTCGATCTTCAGCCGTGCAGCGCTTGTCCGTGCCTGGCAGAACCACGGCTATCTGACTGCCTCCTTCAACGACAATCTGCACATGGCCTTCCGCTCGCTGCCCGGGTTTGCCCAGCATCTGCTGAAGCAGGCCTGA